A window from Gossypium raimondii isolate GPD5lz chromosome 7, ASM2569854v1, whole genome shotgun sequence encodes these proteins:
- the LOC105762595 gene encoding uncharacterized protein LOC105762595: MEEYLQVIPSELETIKQDFEKKNLELERKIERLEEEKMHLRLDADVQKLEAEKLKKGNNKVEEDLDSLKTDYKKLRVSMRTARLGKTSEQWRQEIQEERNKADGWEKKCQETQSQNKALERNLLESRSETDELKARIVELERSLHHYRNRNTTVELRASLNKIEKTKKRVEELEATLQDYEMRVEFFKANEERQKEQLYYYQSKVRDRDHVMGEAVAQIREVADYLQTLAVQADTLSVKYEFESDRRKELASLFRKIKVLSIRAKLYM, translated from the coding sequence ATGGAAGAGTACCTACAAGTGATCCCATCAGAGTTGGAGACtataaaacaagattttgaaaaaaagaatttagaaCTCGAAAGGAAGATAGAGCGGTTGGAAGAAGAGAAGATGCATTTAAGGCTAGACGCTGACGTCCAAAAGTTAGAagctgaaaaattaaagaaagggAATAATAAAGTAGAGGAGGATCTGGATAGCTTAAAGACAGACTACAAAAAGCTACGAGTATCAATGAGAACCGCGAGACTGGGAAAGACTTCAGAGCAATGGCGACAGGAGATCCAGGAAGAAAGAAACAAGGCTGATGGATGGGAAAAGAAATGCCAAGAGACTCAGTCACAAAACAAGGCCTTAGAGAGGAATCTGTTAGAAAGCCGGAGTGAGACGGATGAATTAAAGGCAAGAATAGTTGAACTTGAAAGGTCTCTCCATCATTACCGAAATCGTAATACCACGGTGGAGCTAAGAGCGAGCTTGAACAAGAttgagaaaacaaagaaaagagtaGAAGAATTAGAGGCGACATTACAAGACTATGAGATGCGGGTTGAATTTTTCAAAGCGAATGAAGAACGTCAGAAAGAGCAGCTCTACTATTATCAGAGCAAAGTTAGAGACAGAGATCACGTTATGGGAGAAGCCGTGGCCCAGATTCGGGAGGTAGCCGATTACTTGCAGACCTTGGCAGTACAAGCTGACACTTTGAGTGTAAAATACGAGTTTGAATCAGATCGGAGAAAAGAGCTTGCTTCgctatttagaaaaattaaagttctGAGCATTAGGGCAAAACTGTATAtgtaa